TGGTACTTTTCTCTGACACCTCACTATACCCATATTAGGAGGTGTAATATGAAAAGTCAAATCCCTTAGGATATGATCAGTGGAAGAATATATAAGAAATGCATGTGGATGGAGCATACTGCCCATTCGGACTATCTGATGCACTAAGAGACCTGTCTTTGGGTTACGATGAGAACTGCAGTCCACTGCAGCTATCTCATGCATTGGTAGATCTGTCATTATTATCCACTCCCTCCAACTGATGTATTACCTCTTGAGTATCCTAATACATCCCCTTATATCCTTCCATCTGCTGTCCATTTTTTCATCAACTCAGCTTCTAACATGCTAGGTGCACATATAATTCTCTTATCCTAGATACAGCTTCTTGCAATTGACTCTCTAATCTCCCAATACCGACAGCCATAACCTTGATCTTGTGTGTCCTAAGTTGCATCACCCTTGGATCCCCTTCTCCTATATGATAATGACTCTCGGTCACATTTGAATTTTGTTCAAGCCTCATGGTCTTGAGCTAGTGTGGCATGTGTAATCTGCCTTGCTGTTGAATGGACTAGGTCTATGAAATAATCACCACCACCACACCTCCAGACCAATCACCTTGTCCACCTTGACCTCCACACCTATCATTAGAATTATCATTATCATTGCCATTGGCATCCACCAGATGATCTAGGCAAGATAGCATGTGATGGCCCTGGTGTCTTGGTTTCATCTTCTTGGACTGATATGTCATCAACTGCCTCAACTAGATTAATAACTAGCTCTTTGCCCTTGGACTTGCCTTTCATGCTGCAGTTTCCTGTTGTGGCTGGATGACTAGACCCTATGCCTTGATTGGCTCTGAAGGCCCATGCACTATGCCCCAAACCCGAACATCGGGGGATGGAGCCGTTGATTAGAATCCATCACTCGAGCTATTGGTGGGTGAGATATTCTCCTCTTGCCATCTGTCTACATTGTGCACACATAGCTCCTTTGTGATGGTTTTGTCTAGGCTCTTACGAGCTTGTTAATATATAACCAACAAAGCATAGGGTCCTCATCATGGACAAAGTCATCTGTGATGCAACACAGGATGCAGCCAATATATACTATGACCAACTAGACCATAACAAGCATCAAACAAGCAAGCGAATTTGAAGGCAAAGATTGCAATAAGCAAATAATTGATTTATTTGCTAGGGATGGTATCAAATTTTAGTCAAATTTCCATATTTGTAAAAGAATAATTCTAGTATGTTTTCTTATTGCCAAATCCTATTTCGAGCATGATTTGTAATGGATTTAATGCTCAAATTAGGGTCGGGGTATCATGTCCTACAAATATGGGTATAGTATATTGTAAGAGGCAACCTCTGAGATATTAATAAAGTTCTTTCCAAGAGAATTTCTTTCACCGAGTGAAGAATTTTTCAATTCAGTTTTCTTCTATTTGCATGTTGATATTCAAAGCAACCTCATCAATCAAATCTCCCCTTCTCCCTTTTCCGGCTGTGTCAATCCGCCCAGGGGTCTTCCTGGCTGCTCTCCGTGCCCCTCATTCAAGTACTTCAATTTCAACATCATGATGAATCAAACGAGTAGAAATCAATGATGAATCAAATAACTAGAAAGTGGTGCCTCACAAAGCATAACTaggtaaaatgatgaatcaaatgtTATTCTACATGCACATTGGGGAAAATATAGGAGGAATATTGCTGATTATTATAAATACAAGGTGCCAGGTAAGTTACTCAAACTTTGTAAAACTGTTTATATGGTTAATTAGATGTATTATTGTCAccattatatcaaaattttgcatcaaatagTAGGGATCTGTATGATGCTGAAGAGCATTGTGTAGCCTTGGACTTGCATGTAGAAAATCAGAAGGTGCTTGCATTTGaatatatttgaaatttgaacataGAAGTAGGAGGGTTTTACTTTACACTATTGATAATGAAGGagtaaaatatttagtattagcATAAAATATTTGTCTGTAGATCCATATGAAGACAAAGATTTAAGTATATAATCCGAAAATTCATATGAAATTCAAGGCAAGAAGAGAAAAACTTGAAGCTCAGGCCAAGATGAGTCAATATTGTCATATTGAATGACAGGCCAATTTAgtgacctattttggatgaggaaGATAATAATTTTGGGGTGATGCATCTAAGGTGCCAATAGGTCAGGCCGGGTCAGGTTTGGGTAAATCAGCTTAAAAATTACCAGCTGGAAGCTTAAAGCCTTAAACTCTCAAAAGTCAATGCTCAATCCAACATGATTAACCCAGCCTGACCATCCCAACACAATCCAATGATGATTTTGACAAGCACATACTCAGATCATGATTACTACCTCTAGAAAATTATCTTCACGGAGGTACTTGCATGTCACCGATTTCCCCAATAGGCAAGCTTTGGTTCCCACTGCTCGCTTGACCATCCAATAGCCCTATGTTTCAAACAAGGTAAAACAATTGAATCCTCCATACAAATAACAGGATGTAAAACAACAGCATGCTTTCTGCTTAACAATGCAGACCTCTACAATACTTGGtattagtttgaatcttgcaTCCCGAAACATGTCAGTTCCATCTACAAATCTGCCCAACAAAGATTGCTTATTCACAGGCCTCTCCGCTGCATAATAAAGAATCAAGCTGTAATTTGGTTTTGCTGGAATCTGCAATTTAACAGAACAATCCTTATTAGAGGAAACATACCATAGAAATTTGGAAAGCAACATCAAAAGAAACTAATTTCATTGATGGAAACATAATTAATCAGTTAGCCTTAACTTCAATGAATGTTATATTTGAGATACTGTCAGGTTGACATTCTCAACAAATAGGCCAGCTGGATTTTACGAGGTTATTTTAGGTTCAGATCTAGATTCCTTTACAAAACTCTAATTGAGATTTTGATTGTGGATTCTTGCAGAAGCTTCAATGGTTCATTGGCTACCAAAAGAGAATggcaacaaaaaaatattttccaaCTCAAGCTGTAGATTCTCACATAGTTAGCTGAGTACATGGTTATACAGAACTGTGTGACTCATAAAGATATGCTCATCATGGTATAAAGTTACAATTTACGCCTTCTTTTAAAATTCTTCCAGTTTAATTATTTCAAACTTTTCAGAAGACAAATATATGTATCAAATAGGACCAAGAGGCTAGGATAAGGCTTAATGGTCAtcattatcattttaaggatgtgAAATGATACGTCAGCTCATGACACAGCCAAAGTATGGAATTGaagaaatacaatgaaatttaagACACTTATGGACTTACCTCTAAGTTTATAATGAGAATGAATGGCAGTTGTTTTCCAGCTTCTGACTGACACAGAATAACGGaaaagaaaaatatcagaataggtATTTTACCTTCCAAATTCTGGTAAATATCAACAGAATCCAATATATAAAAAAGTATTACATGCAATTGCTGTACTAGTGTCAGAACTTGTATCTTTTTCACTTGATAGATTTGTTGAAATGGAGATGGGAGGAGCGGAAATGCACATTAGCTACATGGAGATCTCCTTATTCCTATCTTTGTCCACTCATCTAGTTATGACATAACAGGATGGTTATTGTTGTTGGTTGGGCTAGGGTGGGGTGCAGGCAAGTCTAACCAGTAAATAACAACTTGATGCTAAGCAAGAAACCACCAAaacatatttgattttttttttttttttcttttttggccaccAATTTTTGGTTTTTTCAATGTTTAAATCACAATAAGAAATACAAATTCTCAATTTAGATAGCCAATCACACAATTTGCATTGATATTATGTACAAGCTAATAATGGAATGTAATAACATATTCTAAAGTTCATACTTCTAAAAAACAATGGCTGAGAGAAATTTAATTCCATGCCTAACTTGCAGTCTCATAAGTTTATGTTACCACATTGTAATCATTAAGCGATATGAACAGTAAGCTGAACATGTAAAAACCATTGTTTCGTTGCAGAGAAGTGAGATGTAAAACACCTTGCTTCTAAATGCATCATAACAAAATTGTTTgagtactataaaattttaatggagatTAATTTTTACCTGAACAAGGCATTTGGGATGCAATGCAACTTTATCAATGTTACAATCAGCCTTGAACCAGTCAATTGCAATGAGCTTCAGAAGAGGATCTCCTCCCACAACCTATTTTGCATTGCTACAGTATTAGTGATTGCCACAGAAATTAACTATTCTAGTGCTTGTATATATTATGAAAAAAAGGGTGCATATGTCAAAATTTTAGCTCATTGCAGATAGCATATGTTTTGATGAAAATATGTTATCCATGCAATTAATGAATAAAATATCCATTAAATTAGAATGTTTAAACAGAACTTCAGAATCACTGTAGGAGCAAGTTAGGATAGTTAACAGAGCCTGTAACGAAACTTACATAGTAGCAATGAATGCCATTAATTTATAGAGACATAAATGGCATTAAGTTGCATACATGTCTGGCATAAAACATGTACAAAATGAAAAATgcctgattgctttttcttttccACTCTACACTGATACTTCAAAACACCATCTTGCTAAGCATATGGGGATGGCATATTTTGTTAttacattttttttatttaattacacatagcatataaaaaataaaaaaatatcaaaaaactaTAAACAGCTCTTGTAAAGCAGCTAAGAACATCTATTCTGCATATCAAAAAAGACATGGTTTCATATAGTGGCCAAGTCCACTGCCATAAGATCCAACTCGTAGATGCCAAACAATTTATCATGCAATCTATCAATGTAATTAAACACAAAAACCCAAAGACCTTGTGCTAGAATAAAAGACAAAGTCATGATGGATGTTGGTAGCCATGTTTTTTTAAGTCAAAGCACCATAACATTTCTAGAACTAGCAACGTTAGCAGAAGGTAGTGACCCCAGTGATTAGATGACAATACACCGATACAATAAAATGCCCTATCAATTATACAATTACAACAGAATATGGGTGTATCATGTTTTGGGTGTAAAAATACATAAACATATATTCATAGATTATGGTTCCTCATGTTTAACATGAAAAACATACATAAGCATATACTATGCATGCTAAAGTCAGTGATCACATGTTACATCATTATCTCTAACATGCAAACAGACCCAAGAAGTATAAAGATCATGGTGGTATTAAATCTCAAGGTAGATGGGTCTTTGTAATGGTCCTTTCCTGTGTTTTGTTACATATAATGTGAAGTTAAGAAGCTGTTCCTGGTTCCTATGAGTTTCCATGTTGAAATTTTTGGAGGGGAATGCTTATAATGTTTACATCTCCATTATGTTTTTATCAAGACAACAGATCAACTCACAAAAACAAAGTGAGGCATACTTGGACAGAACCAACCTAGTTGTAAGACATGCATCAAGTTCAACACTTAAGGATGGCGACTTGTGCCATTTGCAttcagatatttttctcaaggaaTCCAATATCAGGGACTTGTTCTGCAGACAAATAGTGTCCCTAAAGTTAACTTTTTATCATTTTTAGGAAGTAAATTCAATATTAGTTGTCACCTTCAAAAGAAATATGTTGAATTGGTATTTAGTATCTAGAGCTGTTTCTTTGTGTAAGTAGACTAAGATAAAAATGATGGTGAGCTACATAAATCATGTTGAAAGAATGTAGAATGAGAATATGCTGCCAACCTTAGAGTGATCTTTCAAGTAGGTCTTCCCTCTTATCATAAACCCTTGACCACTAGGAGTAGTCCAGCAGTTAGTGTCAGTTTCACCTTTTCCTTGATGCAATGAACCATGAAATTGACTTGGATCAATGGTGATTGGAGGAAAGTTGACGTTCAGCTCATTATTCTCGACCAAAGCTGCATCAATGAAGAATTTTCTAATTCAGTATAACATTGTGGAACATTGACTCATCATCATCATGAAGAAAATTATAATGTAGcacaaaaaaataatgataaaactaAATTTTTCCTTGGATCATGATAAATGAAGAAGTAACATTAACAGTTGATAAAAAAGGACATAAGTTTGGCTTATTGTAAACAATAGTTTTTGTTGAGCATTGTCTTTAACATGGTTAAGCATTAGAAATAGAAAAAATTAGTAATGATATAGCCGATGTTTTGAGTACTGGTAACGGTACGGGCACACTAGTGGTATTGAGCATATTGAGTAACATTAAGGTAATGCCACTCTGGTATCTAGTCTTGGGAAAGGCCTGTGTTGAAAACTTGTTCCCTACCGGGTGGTAGGGTAAGACCAGTATGGAACAGCAAGGTCCGATCCTTAAAACCTTAAATAGAGCTAAAAGATGCATCTCAGGTATATATCAATAGCTTCAAGCCAGAGATGACCTGTACTTCGCTTCAAAGCCAAGCTTGCAATGGCCCATGAAACATTCTTTAGTCTGATTTTTCCATCCTGACAAAAAGTGTATTCAGAATTATATATTTGTTACATGATTATGATGGATAATTTTGAAAGTTCAAACATGCAGTGGCATGTCATCAAcaaacattattttttttctttttctttaaataattGGCATTACCTTGGAGAGTTCGACATCATCATCACTATCTTCATCTTCCAATGAATCATCATTTGCTATTGCATCATAGAACTCATCCTTAACTTCAGATTCCTCAAATGCATCCTGGTCACTTGAAATGTAAGAGATTTTTGAATGCACAGTTGGGGAGGAAGACTCAGATATTAAGGCAGGATTTGCTCCAAAATATTCTCTTAATCCTGCATAGTCAAAGAGGTCAGCGGACTTCCTCTACAGGAGCAAAAGAATACTGTTCAATAGTTCAAAATGCACAGATTTCCCACAGAATAATATCAGGTATCTCCTTTTACACTCAGGAGACTCCCAGAATTGAAACATGTCCACATGCAAATACTTGCTTACACGTGGACAATACATGCATGGAAATAGACATGCACGTGTACATAATGAAACACAGGATGAACCAACCTGCTACTTGGCATAGTAAAGCATAAGGAATGGTTTTCTCAAAATTGGAGATGCGCTGTCTCTTCCATCTACCCCAGACACTTGAACGGATTTCCAACATCTGAGTCACAAGGCATTTTGCAGTTGAAGACTCTGATGTGTTTAGTGTTCTAATTTCCCAAATGGAAGCTGAAAAATGAGGCTCAGCCTTAGAAGTTAGAACTACTACTTTAAGAACAAATACAACTGTTACATACAGAGACGCCCAAAACAAATACCTGAATGGATGTAATTAAGCCAGAAAGAAATTGGAACATTAGAAGTCAATCATTAATAAGTTACAACCACATCAGCAATCAAAGAATATAACAAGTATGGCATTACAATCAATTTAAGATAATTTGCATTATTAGAAAGAAATGTGTGGCAACCTCTGAGCATGACTCATATCAAAAACATGTTCATGTCCATAAAATCAATCATTGCTTAAGCTGGCTTTGTATACATAAAGATAAGCTCCTTTCAAATATTCAATAATCAGATATGTGCACGGTCCATGCAATTATTGATGAAGCCAAAATCAACCAAACCTTTATTTATGTAAAACTCCGAACGGTGTTAAATAACATGACAAACAATGAGTTGAAAAATGACAAAAGAAACAAAACAGGTGAAAAGGAAACTGTTCCTAACCTGAAAAACCGTTATTAACTTTACAAACAAGAAAAGAAACATACACACTACAGTGACTATATTATAAACCAAGAGCTTTAAATTATGGGATATGATATTTTTGACAAGGTTTTACCTACCAGACCATACCCATTAATATGAGGCATACTGTACTACACCAGAACCCAATAGCCAACCATACCGTGTGTTGGTAGCAAGAGACGTACTGTATTGACACTCAGTGAACTAGTCAGGCATATGAAATTCCATACAGCCATTTTGAAATTCCATACAGCCAGAAAAGCAGTGGACATATGAAACTAGCAGATATTAGTGATGATGCTCTTGCTTCTACCAAAAATTTAAAGGAACCCAAGAGGGGGTCTGTCAAAAGTTGTTGGTGATGGATCAGAAGTACAAGGAAGTTTATGGTCAACATAGGACGAATACCAAGTTGGGGACTATGTCATGGTGTTTCTTCGAAAAGAAAGGCTTCCCATTGGTACCATCACAAATTGAAGAGCAAAAAGATAAGCCCATGGAGAATTTTGCACAAGTTTGGAGAAACTAACCATGAGGTGGAGCTTCTCCATGTTTTAAGCATATCTCCCGTCTTTATTATTTCGGATCTTTTTGCCTGCAATGGTGATCTAGGGACTAAACTGAGTAGCATAGACCATGAAACATTGGATCAGACATGCAGCAAGGAAAAGGAGGTTGAAAACGTGTTTTAGTGTGAGAACTCAAGGTTAGAGCCAGTAAATACTACTGCTTCCTTGTCAGAATGGCAGGTAAACCTGATCATGAGGACTAATGGATAATGAAGAATTCATGAAATTGATGCTGACAAGTGCCAAGCTGCAAAGCTCACGACTGGCATGGAGATGAGTTCTCTCTAACCTAGAGAGAATGATGCAAATAATGTTACTGTCAACAGGTAAGTTGCTGATAACATTGTAAAGGTCAACTTAGAGCTTTAAGGTGTGCTAATGGTCTAGTGGCATTGGTCATTTTGATTTTCCAGATCTCGTTAGGTCTTATTGGGACACATTTCGGGTAATTTTGATCTCTTTGTCTTATTTGTAATAGTGGTTATATTGTAAGGGACGAGGTGTTAGCGAGAAGTTTGGCTTTTGAGGCAAGAAGCTTCTCATAAAAGCCTCTAACTTTAAAAGGGTGCTTGACGGTTCTTTGAGGGGACTTTCTATGTGCTGTTTTCTCCATAGCTGCTGTTCTCCCAGTTAGGGTTCAACATTTGGAAATGAGGGTTTTAAGGAGTCATCCCCAGGCACCTTCTGATCCTTCTTTCACTGTGTCGCATGTGGAAGGCTAGCTACATGCTGCTTTTTTCTGATTATTTTTCTAAGCTGGGAAGCTAGATCTCAGGTACTCCTTTGGATCTAGGGAAATACCTGATCTTTATGCTCTAAAGTTGATATTAGCTGCTGTTACTAGTTGGAATGTGGTTTTCTTTGCTATTTGGACTGAATTTACTCCCATATTTTCCTGTTACTAAAGAAAGAGCCTTGTACATCTATCATCTAGTGGAATAATTTCTCTATTAGAAGTATAATTGATTTGTTCTGCAATCAGTTTTGCTTCACTATGCCATGCCCCACTTTTATCTCTTTCCACCCTCCTTGTCTTGATCCTTTGCTGCCTAACAGTCAATGCAACTTTGGCCTTTCCGATTCCTATCCTAATCTGATGGCCACCTTTGCTCCTCCATTTTTCTCCTTTACCCACCACCTTTAATTACCTCTTCCTCATCTACTGAGCCTCAATCCTCAGCAATTCACCTCTCTCGTCCCCTAGCCCTTTACCTCTATCTTGCATATAAATGTCATCCACCAACCAACCACATCTAACATGAACCTTTCATCCCTCTTCCAATCTCCTTTGTCTCTTAGTGACACCAATCACTAATTGACAAAAACTCCTCGGATAAGACTTGTCCTTGAGGACAATTCATCTAACCAACCACTATCAATACTGAGGTGGAGTTTTATCATTACAAACTTATCCCAATTATCAGGGTGGAAGTGTGTGGTCGCTGACAGTTTGAGGATGTTGTGGCAAAGCAGTAGATGGAGGCTCAAGCATGAtgcaagaaaaagaaacaaaaaagacaAGGAGATAATTGGGGATAGAGCAAGATGAAAGGACAACATGCATTTTACCATGATTTGTTAACATTTTGGTCTCTTGATTCCATTATTAATAGACTAATAGAATTCACACCCCACTCCTCTTTAAAGCAACCTAGCTTCTCTTTCTCCTACCATTGCTTTCTCTTAGTATATGTATGTACGAATGCATGCACATGTGGTGTGCAGGTATAAGTATCTTATTGATAGAAATCATGAGTTAAAGTTAATGATAAGCCATCAAAATTTAAAGTTTGCATTACAGTtctcaaaaaacaaaagaaaaacataattcttctttcttttcttagatCTAGTGGTCATACATGGCAACTTTTGTGGCAGGGCacaatattttgatttgatttatgacTTAAGCAGCCACGCTCATTGAATTTTGCTTCTTTTGAATTTTAAGTTGTATAAATAAAGTTGGCAACGATCAATAGTGTGAATCTCAATTCACAAAAGCTCACTTTATAAACACTACCGTAAGCAATGAACCCATTGCTAAAACAGTCCAACTTTGAAGCAACAACAAAAATGATGTTGGAAGTATTCGAAGTTTCCAACATTTGACGCATATCTTATTTGAATATGTACCCAACATGTACTCTAGCAGTTGACGGGTACAAGTAAGACAAAATAGAAGGGCTTGCAAAGGCAAATACCACAGAAAGCTTGAATCATGAACAGCTGTAGACTTTATTTGGTCAAACATGTAGAAAACAAAGGCAACTCAATAACATCTAAAAGCAGACAGACAATACATTATCAGCACGGAGGAAAAGCAAACTTAGGCATGAGAGAAcaatgaagtaacacataataaaaagtgtatataatatataaacTAGGACGAGAGCTTACGATTGATTTTTGTACGTTTATAACCAGATCTTCGAGGTCGATTCTTGCTGACAGCGGGAAACTGTAAAATGGCTGCAGATGTATACAGCCAGGAAAGCCATACAAATAAATGTGAGCACTATGTTAAATGTTTTACTGTAAGAACATAACAGATGCTTTTTTTTAGCAACAATTTTTTGCTACAATtatgtaatttttattatttcataagaaTATAAATTCCCAATTATTGAAGTATTGCATGCCAGTGTCATGCTGATCTGTAATGAAGGAGCATGTATCACGTATGCTGCACTGTGATGTGTTGTGCCGTTTGGTGGCAGTTCTGTGCTGTGTGGTGCTGTGCCATGCTGTTTTGTGCTGTGTCACGCCCACTCACATGGTAGTGTGCCAATGTTGCTATGTGCAAGGCATTGGCACACTATGTATTGTTCATGCAATTCTAACCCGCATTTAAGTCCATAAGAATACCTCAAAAGATAATAGGATATAACCCAGCAATTATTTCCATTATAGTCCACCAACTAAAATATCTTCTCGAACGTTGTAGATTTCAAAGATAAGTTCTTAATGGTGTTGCATATACCATGTGTAGAAATATgatgagagaagaaaaagaaagtatAATCTACTACTAGCAACATCCTGTTGTACCTTGGAGAAATGTTCCTCAAGATCTTATGCATTTCAGTCAACAACAATGTAGAGAAGTATGTACTAGGATAACATATAAATTCATAGATTAGAACAGCGGAAGAATTTAACAGAAATGATCCCTTACTATATGCCCCATCTTGACCACGAAACCACTGTCTTGAGAAAACAAAATCCTTCTGTGAGTTCCACCTGAAAAACAAATGAGAAAGACACAGATAATACTATAATTACAAAAAGCACAATCTTTTGTTCCAAAGCGTAGATTTGATGcggatatcatattatattattctagCCATTATACAAATCAAAACCAGCATCAAAAAATACAAGTCAATGAACCCAAAACATGATGTTCTGGTTTACATAAAGGAGttcagataaaataattttaatcacccTAATCATCAAGACAGAAAGCTTACACAACAAATAATCACATAAGGATGAAAAACTATCTAAATAAAAGTAAAAGAAGTTGTTGTTAATCAACTGAAGGGCCACCTTAATCCTGAGAAACTTAGCATATGGATTTACATTCATGATTAGGTTCAGATGCTTGAACAACAAATTTATTTTGAGAACATACAACACATACATGTACAATGCAAAGAATGCAGAACCGGAACCGAAACAGGGACCGGCCGGCCGATGGTATGAGCCGGTACGGATTCGTATCGGACCAAACCGACGCGAACCGATATAGAGGAGCAGAAGGGAACCGAGgaagatgaagagagagaaaaagacagGATAGAGAGAGTGGGgtagagaaagaaaatgaggaaGGAAAAGCCACAGAGGGCCTCCAGTTGGCGCCGGACGGTGCAACCGACACCTGCAACGCCGCAGGTGTGAAATAGAGGCGATTGCCCCTATTTtacgaatttttttaaaaaaaaattacaattacAATAAAGCCGGCAACAGGTTTGCTAGCTTCActgtttttaacttttttttaaaaaaattctcaaacagtgaagccggcaaaggATTTGCCGCTTCACTATTCATcgttgtttttaaaaaaatatgatcagtGAACAAGGACGACCGAACAGGGGCAGTTGCCCTTGTTCTATGGCCACGGCTCCGCCAGCATATTTTTCGCCGCCCGGTGGCCACGCAGCGCCCTCCACAACCTCTCCACTGGCTATACCTCCC
The DNA window shown above is from Elaeis guineensis isolate ETL-2024a chromosome 8, EG11, whole genome shotgun sequence and carries:
- the LOC105050930 gene encoding LOW QUALITY PROTEIN: protein ENHANCED DISEASE RESISTANCE 2 (The sequence of the model RefSeq protein was modified relative to this genomic sequence to represent the inferred CDS: inserted 1 base in 1 codon), coding for MATENGAEEIVERTVSGRELEYSGWVYHLGVNSVGHEYCHLRFLFLRGKYVAMFKRDPHENRGIKPIRKGVISPTLMVEEVGRRKVNHGELYVLRFYNRLDQTKKGEIACASPGEAHKWMEAFEQAKQQAEYDLLKGSDRNRLSMDSELNLEGHRPRVRRYAQGLTKLIRIGKGPEMLLRQSSDLGTNVRTSTYFDGDMGDAFEAQDWRCVRIVNGVRIFEDVADLKGAEGCLLKSVGVVDANVDTVFEVVLSLDRHKRNEWDMLTSDLELVDSVDGHYDVVYGTYDPKFLTWWNSQKDFVFSRQWFRGQDGAYTILQFPAVSKNRPRRSGYKRTKINPSIWEIRTLNTSESSTAKCLVTQMLEIRSSVWGRWKRQRISNFEKTIPYALLCQVAGLREYFGANPALISESSSPTVHSKISYISSDQDAFEESEVKDEFYDAIANDDSLEDEDSDDDVELSKDGKIRLKNVSWAIASLALKRSTALVENNELNVNFPPITIDPSQFHGSLHQGKGETDTNCWTTPSGQGFMIRGKTYLKDHSKVVGGDPLLKLIAIDWFKADCNIDKVALHPKCLVQSEAGKQLPFILIINLEIPAKPNYSLILYYAAERPVNKQSLLGRFVDGTDMFRDARFKLIPSIVEGYWMVKRAVGTKACLLGKSVTCKYLREDNFLEIDVDIGSSSXARSIISLVLGYITGIVVDLAILIEAKEEKELPEYILGTVRLNRVRLDTAVPF